One Micromonospora sp. WMMD812 genomic window carries:
- a CDS encoding VOC family protein — MASRLNPYLSFTGNAREAMEFYHRVFGGSLRVNTFGEFGNQEPGLAEQIMHAQLETDSGFTLMASDTPPGMEHSPGSTMTISLSGDDADELRRYWEQLSEGGVVTMPLEKQMWGDEFGMCTDRFGVPWMVDITPPQG, encoded by the coding sequence GTGGCTTCTCGACTCAACCCATACCTCAGCTTCACCGGCAACGCCCGGGAGGCGATGGAGTTCTACCACCGGGTCTTCGGTGGCTCGCTGCGGGTGAACACGTTCGGCGAGTTCGGCAACCAGGAGCCGGGCCTGGCCGAGCAGATCATGCACGCCCAGTTGGAGACCGACAGCGGCTTCACGCTGATGGCGTCGGACACTCCCCCGGGCATGGAGCACAGCCCGGGCAGCACCATGACCATCAGCCTCAGTGGCGACGACGCCGACGAGCTGCGCCGCTACTGGGAGCAGCTCAGCGAGGGCGGCGTGGTGACCATGCCGCTGGAGAAGCAGATGTGGGGCGACGAGTTCGGCATGTGCACCGACCGGTTCGGCGTCCCGTGGATGGTGGACATCACCCCGCCGCAGGGCTGA
- the dinB gene encoding DNA polymerase IV translates to MSTGASILHADLDAFYASVEQRDDPRLRGRPVIVGGGVVLAASYEAKARGVRSAMGGRQARRLCPDAIVVSPRMSAYTAASRAVFEIFRQTTPVVEGLSVDEAFLDVSGLRRLVGPPADIAARLRREVRERVGLPITVGVARTKFLAKVASGVAKPDGLLVVSPDGELAFLHPLPVERLWGVGPVTAAKLRERRIRTVGEVARLGEAALVSLLGKGAGRHLHALAHNRDPRPVQVGRRRGSMGAQHALGLGPHTPADLDAILAGLVDRVTRRMRGADRSGRTIMLRLRFADYTRATRSHTLVKPTDDTRTVLDAVRALLRAALPEIERRGVTLVGVAVANLDDNPVQLPLPFDRDPGADLDAAVDAVRDRFGAKALTRAVLLGRDTDPEMPRLPD, encoded by the coding sequence GTGTCGACCGGGGCCAGCATCCTGCACGCCGACCTGGACGCGTTCTACGCGTCGGTCGAGCAGCGGGACGACCCGCGGCTGCGCGGCCGCCCGGTGATCGTCGGCGGCGGGGTGGTGCTCGCCGCCAGCTACGAGGCGAAGGCGCGCGGTGTCCGCAGTGCGATGGGCGGCCGTCAGGCGCGCCGGCTCTGCCCGGACGCGATCGTGGTGTCGCCCCGGATGTCGGCGTACACGGCGGCCAGCCGGGCCGTGTTCGAGATTTTCCGGCAGACCACGCCGGTGGTCGAGGGGCTCTCCGTCGACGAGGCGTTCCTCGACGTGTCCGGCCTGCGTCGGCTGGTCGGGCCGCCGGCCGACATCGCGGCGCGGCTCCGCCGCGAGGTCCGCGAGCGGGTCGGCCTGCCCATCACGGTCGGCGTCGCCCGCACGAAGTTCCTCGCCAAGGTGGCCAGCGGCGTGGCCAAGCCGGACGGCCTGCTGGTGGTGTCGCCCGACGGCGAACTGGCATTCCTGCACCCGTTGCCGGTCGAGCGGCTGTGGGGGGTCGGTCCGGTCACCGCGGCGAAGCTGCGCGAGCGGCGGATCCGCACCGTCGGCGAGGTGGCCCGGCTCGGCGAGGCGGCCCTGGTGTCGCTGCTCGGCAAGGGCGCCGGGCGGCACCTGCACGCGCTGGCCCACAACCGCGACCCGCGGCCGGTGCAGGTGGGTCGCCGGCGCGGTTCGATGGGGGCGCAGCACGCGCTCGGCCTCGGCCCGCACACGCCCGCCGACCTCGACGCCATCCTCGCCGGGCTGGTCGACCGGGTGACCCGGCGGATGCGGGGGGCCGACCGCAGCGGCCGGACGATCATGCTCCGGCTGCGCTTCGCCGACTACACCAGGGCCACCCGGTCGCACACGCTGGTCAAGCCGACCGACGACACCCGGACGGTGCTCGACGCCGTCCGGGCCCTGCTGCGGGCGGCACTGCCGGAGATCGAGCGGCGGGGCGTCACGCTGGTCGGCGTCGCGGTGGCCAACCTGGACGACAACCCGGTGCAGTTGCCGCTCCCGTTCGACCGCGACCCGGGCGCCGACCTCGACGCGGCCGTCGATGCGGTGCGCGACCGGTTCGGCGCGAAGGCGCTGACCCGGGCGGTGCTACTCGGCCGGGACACCGACCCGGAGATGCCGCGCCTGCCCGATTGA
- a CDS encoding N-acetyltransferase: MLIRRETPADVDAVRAVHTAAFAKPDAPDTVPVEASLVDALRADDAWLPALSLVATDAGGQVVGHVVCTRGWVAGEPVALGLGPLGVLPGWQRRGVGSALMHAALGAADARDEPLVVLLGHPDYYPRFGFRPAVDLGVTPPVAAWGPRYFLARPLAAWDPAIRGEFTYAKPFRAL; the protein is encoded by the coding sequence GTGCTGATCAGACGTGAGACCCCCGCCGACGTGGACGCCGTCCGCGCGGTGCACACCGCCGCCTTCGCCAAGCCCGACGCGCCGGACACCGTTCCCGTGGAGGCTTCCCTGGTCGACGCGCTACGCGCCGATGACGCCTGGCTGCCCGCCCTGTCGCTGGTGGCGACCGACGCCGGCGGGCAGGTCGTAGGGCACGTGGTGTGCACCCGCGGGTGGGTGGCCGGCGAGCCGGTCGCGCTGGGGCTCGGTCCGCTCGGCGTACTGCCGGGGTGGCAGCGCCGTGGCGTGGGCTCGGCGTTGATGCACGCCGCGCTCGGCGCCGCGGACGCCCGCGACGAGCCGCTGGTGGTGCTGCTCGGCCACCCCGACTACTACCCGCGCTTCGGGTTCCGGCCCGCCGTCGACCTCGGCGTCACCCCGCCGGTGGCCGCGTGGGGGCCGCGGTACTTCCTGGCCCGCCCGCTCGCCGCGTGGGACCCGGCGATCCGGGGCGAGTTCACGTACGCGAAGCCGTTCCGCGCGCTCTGA
- a CDS encoding FMN-binding glutamate synthase family protein, with amino-acid sequence MTWARRAVPAAVAALAALAARDLIQRDHALLRNFPVLGRARYLLEAIGPELRQYIVAGNNEERPFTRDQRRWVYASAKRQNNYFGFGTDNDIEYTPGYPIIKHRTFGRAVPPSTPGAGQEVRLPCAKVLGAARGRAGAFRPQSVVNISGMSFGSLSGNAVTALNRGAALAGCLQNTGEGGLSPYHRNGGELVFQIGTAYFGCRDDRGRFSLARLKELVAGAPVRALEIKLSQGAKPSLGGLLPGAKVSAEIAATRGVPEGRDCVSPSRHAEFSDCDSLLDWVELLAAETGLPVGIKSAVGDLGFWRELTELMRNTGRGVDFVTVDGGEGGTGAAPLIFTDSVSLPFQQGFSRVYKVFAEQGLHEQVVFVGSGKLGLPDNAVVAFALGCDLVNVGREAMLAIGCIQAQKCHTDTCPTGVATQNAWLARGLDPALKSVRAANYVQTLRRDLMKVAEACGVEHPGLIDTGAVEVLDGRTGSTPLHAVYGYHPEWGLPSAADRAEIVRLMIGEAPQGGSAPPSPTAAS; translated from the coding sequence ATGACATGGGCACGTCGAGCCGTACCCGCGGCCGTGGCCGCGCTCGCGGCGCTCGCCGCGCGGGACCTGATCCAGCGCGACCACGCGCTGCTGCGCAACTTCCCGGTCCTCGGCCGGGCCCGGTATCTGCTGGAGGCGATCGGGCCCGAACTGCGGCAGTACATCGTGGCCGGCAACAACGAGGAGCGGCCGTTCACCCGGGACCAGCGCCGGTGGGTGTACGCGTCGGCGAAGCGGCAGAACAACTACTTCGGCTTCGGCACGGACAACGACATCGAGTACACCCCCGGCTACCCGATCATCAAGCACCGCACCTTCGGCCGGGCCGTCCCGCCGTCGACCCCCGGCGCGGGTCAGGAGGTGCGGCTGCCCTGCGCCAAGGTGCTGGGCGCCGCCCGTGGCCGGGCCGGCGCCTTCCGCCCGCAGTCGGTGGTCAACATCTCCGGGATGAGCTTTGGCTCGCTCTCCGGCAACGCGGTCACGGCGTTGAACCGCGGCGCCGCCCTCGCCGGCTGCCTGCAGAACACCGGCGAGGGCGGGCTGTCCCCGTACCACCGCAACGGCGGTGAGCTGGTGTTCCAGATCGGCACCGCGTACTTCGGCTGCCGGGACGATCGGGGCCGGTTCAGTCTGGCCAGGCTGAAGGAGCTGGTGGCCGGCGCGCCGGTGCGCGCGCTGGAGATCAAGCTGAGCCAGGGCGCCAAACCGAGCCTGGGCGGCCTGCTGCCCGGAGCGAAGGTCTCCGCGGAGATCGCCGCGACCCGCGGCGTCCCGGAGGGGCGCGACTGCGTGAGCCCGTCCCGGCACGCGGAGTTCTCCGACTGCGACAGCCTGCTGGACTGGGTGGAGCTGCTCGCCGCAGAGACCGGGTTGCCGGTCGGCATCAAGTCGGCGGTCGGCGACCTCGGCTTCTGGCGGGAGCTGACCGAGTTGATGCGGAACACCGGGCGCGGCGTCGACTTCGTGACGGTGGACGGCGGCGAGGGCGGCACCGGCGCCGCCCCGCTGATCTTCACCGACTCGGTCTCGCTCCCCTTCCAGCAGGGCTTCTCCCGCGTGTACAAGGTGTTCGCCGAGCAGGGTCTGCACGAGCAGGTGGTCTTCGTCGGCTCGGGCAAGCTCGGCCTGCCCGACAACGCCGTGGTGGCGTTCGCGCTGGGCTGCGACCTGGTCAACGTGGGTCGGGAGGCGATGCTGGCGATCGGCTGCATCCAGGCGCAGAAGTGTCACACCGACACCTGCCCGACCGGCGTCGCCACCCAGAACGCCTGGCTCGCCCGGGGCCTGGACCCGGCGCTGAAGTCGGTGCGGGCGGCCAACTACGTGCAGACGCTGCGCCGCGACCTCATGAAGGTGGCCGAGGCGTGCGGGGTCGAGCACCCCGGCCTGATCGACACCGGCGCCGTGGAGGTCCTCGACGGCCGTACCGGCTCCACCCCGCTGCACGCGGTGTACGGCTACCACCCGGAGTGGGGGCTCCCGTCGGCCGCGGACCGCGCGGAGATCGTCCGCCTGATGATCGGCGAGGCGCCCCAGGGTGGCAGCGCCCCGCCGTCGCCGACCGCGGCGAGCTGA